In the Kitasatospora terrestris genome, one interval contains:
- a CDS encoding CinA family protein — protein sequence MSDPGAASRNAGLAERVLAGLRGEGATLAVAESLTGGLLAATLVDVPGASAAFRGSVTAYATEVKASVLGVDEGLLAVHGPVHPVVARQMADGVRRLLGATYGLATTGVAGPEPQDGRPVGTVHVALAGPAGTRAVSPLLSGGRATIRLNTVTVALELLLERAANA from the coding sequence GTGAGCGACCCGGGGGCGGCGTCGCGCAACGCCGGGCTGGCCGAGCGGGTGCTGGCGGGGCTGAGGGGGGAGGGGGCGACGCTGGCGGTCGCCGAGTCGCTGACCGGCGGGCTGCTGGCCGCCACCCTGGTCGACGTCCCGGGCGCCTCCGCCGCGTTCCGCGGCTCGGTCACCGCGTACGCGACCGAGGTGAAGGCCTCCGTGCTCGGCGTGGACGAGGGCCTGCTGGCCGTGCACGGCCCCGTGCACCCGGTGGTCGCCCGCCAGATGGCCGACGGCGTCCGGCGGTTGCTCGGGGCCACCTACGGCCTCGCCACCACCGGTGTGGCGGGCCCCGAGCCGCAGGACGGTCGGCCCGTCGGCACCGTCCACGTGGCCCTCGCCGGCCCGGCGGGAACACGCGCCGTTTCGCCACTGTTGTCAGGGGGACGTGCCACAATCCGGCTGAACACCGTCACCGTCGCACTGGAACTGCTGCTCGAACGGGCGGCGAACGCGTAG
- a CDS encoding helix-turn-helix domain-containing protein, translated as MILLRRLLGDVLRRQRQRQGRTLREVSAAARVSLGYLSEVERGQKEASSELLSAICDALDVRMSEVMREVSDELSLAELAAMATLSEGDLLRPVLEPVPLPAPGVDRAGSMSPKTAAMDVVAA; from the coding sequence ATGATTCTGCTCCGTCGCCTGCTGGGCGATGTGCTGCGTCGGCAGCGCCAGCGCCAGGGCCGCACACTCCGCGAGGTGTCGGCAGCTGCCAGGGTTTCGCTCGGCTACCTCTCCGAGGTTGAGCGAGGGCAGAAGGAGGCCTCCTCCGAGTTGCTCTCCGCCATCTGCGACGCGCTCGACGTCCGGATGTCCGAGGTGATGCGCGAGGTCAGCGACGAGCTGTCGCTCGCCGAACTTGCGGCGATGGCCACCCTCTCGGAGGGTGATCTGCTGAGGCCGGTGCTCGAACCGGTTCCGCTGCCGGCTCCCGGGGTCGACCGGGCCGGGTCCATGTCGCCGAAGACGGCGGCGATGGACGTGGTGGCGGCCTGA
- a CDS encoding ATP-dependent helicase: MAPRTSDAPGPPDALDGFAPATRAWFTGAFAAPTEAQAQAWTAIRQGTDVLVVAPTGSGKTLAAFLSALDGLSSTPPPAEPKKRCRVLYVSPLKALAVDVERNLRAPLAGLRQAAVRLGLPEPEVQVAIRSGDTPAADRRRFTTHPPDILITTPESLFLLLTSAARDSLRGVETVILDEVHAVAGTKRGAHLALTLERLDQLLERPARRIGLSATVRPVEEVARYLSPQRGAAIVQPGSAKRFDLSVVVPVPDLDDLPANADDPSRQASIWPHVEERIVDLVQAHRSTIVFANSRRLAERLCNRLNEIAHERATGEPLPRAHDPAELMGGSGAAAGAPAVIARAHHGSVSKEQRALVEEELKAGRLPAVVATSSLELGIDMGAVELVVQVESPPSVASGLQRVGRAGHQVGAVSTGVVFPKYRGDLVQSAVVTERMRSGRIEALRVPRNPLDVLAQQLVAMTALDTWDVDELLALVRRAAPFATLPQSAFDGVLDMLAGRYPSDAFAELRPRVVWDRVAGTVTGRPGAQRLAVTSGGTIPDRGLFGVFIAGATAADSKTGKKGGGRVGELDEEMVYESRVGDVFTLGTTSWRIEEITHDKVLVTPAPGVPGRLPFWKGDTLGRPLELGRAVGAFVRELGALAPEAAAERLKAAGLDDWACGNLLAYLAEQREACGHLPDDRTIVVERFRDELGDWRIVIHSPFGAQVHAPWALALGARLREKHGLDPQVMHADDGIVLRLPDADLLADFPVERGPDPAKPVTEDAPVGADAALFESAEIEQIVTDQVGGSALFASRFRECAGRALLLPRRSPGKRTPLWQQRQRASQLLEVAAEYGSFPIVLEAVRECLQDVFDVPGLVELMGDLESRAVRLVEVTTAEPSPFARSLLFGYVAQYLYEGDSPLAERRAAALSLDSRLLSELLGQAELRELLDPQVLAELEAELQRLTPERRIKDAEGVADALRLLGPLSEAELALRGAEPLWPLELESARRVIRVRIGGELRWSAIEDAGRLRDALGTPLPVGVPEAFTEPVKDPLGDLLARYARTHGPFTAAEAAGRFGLGTAVVTGTLQRLTAAGRLVQGEFRPIEGHTATQEWCDAEVLRRLRRRSLAALRQEVEAVPPRALAAFLPQWQHLAGHRLRGLDGLYRVVEQLQGTALPASAVEKLVLPARLSDYAPGMLDELMAAGEVGWSGAGALPGNDGWISLHLPENAHLLRPEPVPPALTPVHTVLLETLAGGYGLFFRQLADRQPDVPPAELADALWDLVWAGYVTNDTLAPLRALLGSGRTAGSTAHRAPRATPRGRYGGAGRGLGRPAGALRGGPPTAAGRWSLLPAYGGDPTVRATAQAQNLLDRHGILTRGTVATERIPGGFAGVYRVLSALEERGKTRRGYFVEGLGGAQFAMDGAADRLRSVNGRLDRSATDWSAGPAADPPQVLVLAAADPANAYGSALPWPEPPAADTEVTGTKAGAHRPGRKAGALVVLTDGELVLYVERGGKSLLHWAEDPGPAVQALAAAVHQGALGTVTVERANGVPALGSPLGRVLEEAGFHPTPRGYRLRAR, translated from the coding sequence ATGGCGCCCCGTACCTCCGACGCTCCCGGCCCCCCGGACGCCCTCGACGGCTTCGCCCCGGCGACCCGGGCGTGGTTCACCGGGGCGTTCGCCGCGCCCACCGAGGCGCAGGCCCAGGCGTGGACGGCGATCCGGCAGGGCACCGACGTGCTGGTGGTGGCGCCGACCGGCTCCGGCAAGACGCTCGCCGCCTTCCTCTCCGCGCTGGACGGGCTCAGCTCCACCCCGCCGCCCGCCGAGCCGAAGAAGCGCTGCCGGGTGCTCTACGTCTCCCCGCTGAAGGCCCTCGCGGTGGACGTCGAGCGCAACCTGCGGGCCCCGCTGGCCGGCCTGCGCCAGGCGGCCGTCCGGCTCGGCCTGCCCGAGCCGGAGGTCCAGGTCGCGATCCGCTCCGGCGACACCCCGGCCGCCGACCGCCGCCGCTTCACCACCCACCCGCCGGACATCCTGATCACCACCCCCGAGTCGCTGTTCCTGCTGCTGACCTCCGCCGCCCGGGATTCGCTGCGCGGGGTGGAGACGGTGATCCTCGACGAGGTGCACGCGGTGGCCGGCACCAAGCGCGGCGCCCACCTGGCGCTCACCCTGGAGCGGCTCGACCAGCTGCTGGAGCGGCCGGCCCGCCGGATCGGCCTGTCGGCGACGGTCCGCCCGGTCGAGGAGGTGGCCCGCTACCTCAGCCCGCAGCGCGGCGCGGCGATCGTCCAGCCCGGCTCGGCCAAGCGCTTCGACCTCTCGGTGGTCGTCCCCGTCCCCGACCTGGACGACCTGCCGGCCAACGCCGACGACCCGTCACGCCAGGCCTCGATCTGGCCGCACGTGGAGGAGCGGATCGTCGACCTGGTGCAGGCGCACCGCTCGACCATCGTCTTCGCCAACTCCCGCCGCCTCGCCGAGCGCCTGTGCAACCGGCTGAACGAGATCGCCCACGAGCGCGCCACCGGCGAGCCGCTGCCCCGGGCGCACGACCCGGCCGAGCTGATGGGCGGCTCCGGCGCGGCCGCCGGCGCCCCGGCGGTGATCGCCCGGGCGCACCACGGCTCCGTCTCCAAGGAGCAACGGGCGCTGGTCGAGGAGGAGCTGAAGGCCGGCCGGCTGCCCGCCGTGGTCGCCACCTCCAGCCTGGAGCTGGGCATCGACATGGGCGCCGTCGAGCTGGTGGTGCAGGTCGAGTCGCCGCCCTCGGTCGCCTCCGGCCTGCAGCGGGTGGGCCGCGCGGGCCACCAGGTCGGCGCGGTCTCCACCGGCGTGGTCTTCCCCAAGTACCGGGGCGACCTGGTGCAGTCCGCCGTGGTCACCGAGCGGATGCGCTCCGGCCGGATCGAGGCGCTGCGCGTCCCCCGCAATCCGCTGGACGTGCTGGCCCAGCAGCTGGTCGCGATGACCGCCCTGGACACCTGGGACGTGGACGAGCTGCTCGCCCTGGTCCGCCGCGCCGCGCCGTTCGCGACCCTCCCGCAGTCCGCCTTCGACGGCGTGCTCGACATGCTGGCCGGCCGGTACCCGTCCGACGCCTTCGCCGAGCTGCGGCCCCGCGTGGTCTGGGACCGGGTGGCCGGCACGGTCACCGGCCGCCCCGGCGCCCAGCGGCTCGCCGTCACCTCCGGCGGCACCATCCCCGACCGCGGCCTGTTCGGCGTCTTCATCGCCGGAGCGACTGCGGCCGATTCGAAGACGGGGAAGAAGGGCGGCGGCCGGGTCGGAGAGCTGGACGAGGAGATGGTCTACGAGTCCCGGGTGGGCGACGTCTTCACCCTGGGCACCACCTCCTGGCGGATCGAGGAGATCACCCACGACAAGGTGCTGGTCACCCCCGCGCCCGGGGTCCCCGGCCGGCTGCCGTTCTGGAAGGGCGACACCCTGGGCCGCCCGCTGGAGCTCGGCCGGGCGGTCGGCGCCTTCGTCCGCGAGCTCGGCGCGCTCGCCCCCGAGGCCGCCGCCGAGCGGCTCAAGGCCGCCGGCCTGGACGACTGGGCCTGCGGCAACCTGCTCGCCTACCTGGCGGAGCAGCGCGAGGCCTGCGGCCACCTGCCGGACGACCGCACCATCGTGGTCGAGCGCTTCCGCGACGAGCTGGGCGACTGGCGGATCGTCATCCACTCACCGTTCGGCGCCCAGGTGCACGCCCCCTGGGCGCTCGCCCTGGGCGCCCGGCTGCGCGAGAAGCACGGCCTGGACCCGCAGGTGATGCACGCCGACGACGGCATCGTGCTGCGCCTGCCCGACGCCGATCTGCTCGCCGACTTCCCCGTCGAGAGGGGCCCGGACCCGGCGAAGCCGGTCACCGAGGACGCCCCGGTCGGGGCGGACGCCGCCCTGTTCGAGTCCGCCGAGATCGAGCAGATCGTCACCGACCAGGTCGGCGGCTCCGCGCTGTTCGCCTCCCGCTTCCGCGAGTGCGCCGGCCGCGCCCTGCTGCTGCCGCGCCGCAGCCCCGGCAAGCGCACCCCGCTCTGGCAGCAGCGCCAGCGCGCCTCCCAGCTGCTGGAGGTGGCCGCCGAGTACGGCTCCTTCCCGATCGTGCTGGAGGCCGTCCGCGAGTGCCTGCAGGACGTCTTCGACGTCCCCGGCCTGGTCGAGCTGATGGGCGACCTGGAGTCCCGCGCGGTCCGCCTGGTCGAGGTCACCACCGCCGAGCCGTCCCCGTTCGCCCGTTCCCTGCTCTTCGGGTACGTCGCCCAGTACCTGTACGAGGGCGACTCCCCGCTCGCCGAGCGCCGCGCCGCCGCGCTCTCGCTCGACTCCCGGCTGCTGTCCGAGCTGCTCGGCCAGGCCGAGCTGCGCGAGCTGCTCGACCCGCAGGTCCTGGCCGAGCTGGAGGCCGAGCTCCAGCGGCTCACCCCCGAGCGCCGGATCAAGGACGCCGAGGGGGTCGCCGACGCGCTGCGCCTGCTCGGCCCGCTCTCCGAGGCCGAGCTCGCCCTGCGCGGCGCCGAGCCGCTGTGGCCGCTGGAGCTGGAGTCCGCCCGCCGGGTGATCCGGGTCCGGATCGGCGGCGAGCTGCGCTGGTCCGCGATCGAGGACGCCGGGCGGCTGCGCGACGCCCTCGGCACCCCGCTGCCGGTCGGCGTCCCCGAGGCCTTCACCGAGCCGGTCAAGGACCCGCTCGGCGACCTGCTGGCCCGCTACGCCCGCACCCACGGCCCGTTCACCGCCGCCGAGGCGGCCGGCCGCTTCGGCCTGGGCACCGCCGTGGTCACCGGCACCCTGCAGCGGCTGACCGCCGCCGGCCGCCTGGTCCAGGGCGAGTTCCGGCCGATCGAGGGCCACACCGCCACCCAGGAGTGGTGCGACGCCGAGGTGCTGCGCCGGCTGCGCCGCCGCTCGCTCGCCGCGCTGCGCCAGGAGGTGGAGGCCGTCCCGCCGCGCGCCCTGGCCGCCTTCCTCCCGCAGTGGCAGCACCTGGCCGGCCACCGGCTGCGCGGCCTGGACGGCCTGTACCGGGTGGTCGAGCAGCTCCAGGGCACCGCACTGCCCGCATCCGCCGTGGAGAAGCTGGTCCTGCCCGCCCGGCTCTCCGACTACGCCCCGGGGATGCTCGACGAGCTGATGGCGGCCGGCGAGGTCGGCTGGTCCGGCGCCGGTGCGCTGCCCGGCAACGACGGCTGGATCAGCCTCCACCTCCCGGAGAACGCCCACCTGCTGCGCCCCGAGCCCGTCCCGCCCGCCCTGACCCCCGTGCACACCGTGCTGCTGGAGACCCTGGCCGGCGGGTACGGCCTGTTCTTCCGCCAGCTCGCGGACCGCCAGCCCGACGTCCCGCCGGCCGAGCTCGCCGACGCCCTGTGGGACCTGGTCTGGGCCGGGTACGTCACCAACGACACCCTCGCCCCGCTGCGCGCCCTGCTCGGCTCCGGCCGCACCGCCGGGTCCACCGCGCACCGGGCGCCGCGGGCCACCCCGCGCGGCCGCTACGGCGGCGCCGGGCGCGGCCTCGGCCGCCCCGCGGGTGCCCTGCGGGGCGGCCCGCCCACCGCCGCGGGCCGCTGGTCCCTGCTGCCGGCGTACGGCGGCGACCCGACCGTCCGCGCCACCGCGCAGGCGCAGAACCTGCTGGACCGGCACGGCATCCTCACCCGCGGCACCGTCGCCACCGAGCGGATCCCGGGCGGCTTCGCCGGGGTGTACCGGGTGCTCTCCGCCCTGGAGGAGCGCGGGAAGACCCGCCGCGGCTACTTCGTCGAGGGGCTCGGCGGCGCCCAGTTCGCGATGGACGGCGCCGCCGACCGCCTGCGCTCGGTCAACGGCCGGCTGGATCGCTCGGCCACCGACTGGTCGGCCGGCCCCGCGGCCGATCCCCCGCAGGTGCTCGTGCTCGCCGCCGCAGACCCCGCCAACGCGTACGGCTCCGCCCTCCCCTGGCCCGAGCCCCCGGCCGCCGACACCGAGGTCACCGGCACCAAGGCCGGCGCCCACCGCCCCGGCCGCAAGGCCGGCGCCCTGGTCGTGCTCACCGACGGCGAGCTCGTCCTCTACGTGGAGCGCGGCGGCAAGTCGCTGCTGCACTGGGCCGAGGACCCGGGTCCGGCCGTCCAGGCCCTCGCCGCCGCCGTCCACCAGGGCGCCCTCGGCACCGTCACCGTCGAGCGGGCCAACGGCGTCCCGGCCCTGGGGTCGCCGCTCGGCCGGGTCCTGGAGGAGGCGGGCTTCCACCCGACCCCCCGCGGCTACCGCCTCCGGGCCCGCTGA
- a CDS encoding S8 family peptidase, producing MEQVSHTGGRPAAHHHRSIRVLGAMLLTALLLGGAVPYVAGPGRSYLSYLVLAEQQDGQGARLAAAEARAAGGQVVQDYPQIGAVLAYATGSFAEKLRGRPGIAAVGATRTAAVPGPPRPLSGAGTFGSSAERADRGDDSTATIPDPAEQSDWNLAMIGATEAPVGVSALLQAPAMDRAAGHGVVPSADQLRQVTVAVLDSGVDDTHPDLRAAVDPNASASCADGRPDARYGAWRPDSGVAESGHGTHVAGIVGAARDGHGVTGVAPGVRIAAVRLLGPLGQYYAENIVCGMLWAADHGAKAVNDSYFADPWKYNCPEDADQAALIAAVGRAVGYAQKKGAVVVASAGNDGQDLGAVRPDRRSPNDRISGPGQDRQLGTECIRLPGELPGVVTVGAVDRRGLPAGYSNYGRGRVSIAAPGGDPDGGPQGAVVSDWPGGQYAALAGTSMSAAHVTGAVAVVAAQHPDWGPDRLAAALAEAAAADCPRLITAACQDREYYGAGVLALPK from the coding sequence ATGGAGCAGGTGAGCCACACCGGCGGCCGGCCCGCCGCGCACCACCACCGGAGCATCCGCGTCCTCGGCGCCATGCTGCTCACCGCCCTGCTGCTCGGCGGAGCCGTCCCGTACGTCGCCGGACCCGGCCGGTCCTACCTCAGCTACCTGGTGCTCGCCGAACAGCAGGACGGCCAGGGCGCCCGGCTCGCCGCCGCCGAGGCGCGGGCCGCCGGCGGACAGGTCGTCCAGGACTACCCGCAGATCGGCGCGGTGCTCGCGTACGCCACCGGCTCCTTCGCCGAGAAACTCCGCGGCCGCCCCGGCATAGCCGCCGTCGGCGCCACCCGCACCGCCGCCGTCCCCGGACCGCCGCGACCGCTCAGCGGCGCCGGCACCTTCGGCAGCAGCGCCGAACGGGCCGACCGCGGCGACGACTCGACCGCGACCATCCCCGACCCGGCCGAGCAGAGCGACTGGAACCTCGCCATGATCGGCGCCACCGAGGCGCCCGTCGGGGTCTCCGCGCTGCTCCAAGCCCCCGCGATGGACCGGGCGGCCGGGCACGGCGTCGTCCCCTCCGCGGACCAGCTGCGCCAGGTCACCGTCGCCGTGCTCGACTCCGGCGTCGACGACACCCACCCCGACCTGCGCGCCGCCGTCGACCCGAACGCCTCCGCCTCCTGCGCCGACGGCCGCCCCGACGCCCGGTACGGCGCCTGGCGGCCCGACTCCGGCGTCGCCGAGAGCGGCCACGGCACCCACGTCGCCGGCATCGTCGGCGCCGCCCGCGACGGCCACGGCGTCACCGGCGTCGCCCCCGGCGTGCGGATCGCCGCCGTCCGGCTGCTCGGACCGCTCGGCCAGTACTACGCCGAGAACATCGTCTGCGGCATGCTCTGGGCCGCCGACCACGGCGCCAAGGCCGTCAACGACAGCTACTTCGCCGACCCGTGGAAGTACAACTGCCCCGAGGACGCCGACCAGGCCGCACTGATCGCCGCGGTCGGACGCGCCGTCGGCTACGCCCAGAAGAAGGGCGCCGTGGTCGTCGCCTCCGCCGGCAACGACGGACAGGACCTCGGTGCCGTCCGGCCCGACCGGCGCAGCCCCAACGACCGGATCTCCGGCCCCGGCCAGGACCGGCAGCTCGGCACCGAGTGCATCCGCCTGCCCGGCGAACTGCCCGGCGTGGTGACGGTGGGCGCCGTCGACCGGCGCGGGCTGCCCGCCGGGTACAGCAACTACGGGCGCGGGCGGGTGTCCATCGCCGCACCCGGCGGCGACCCGGACGGCGGGCCGCAGGGCGCGGTCGTCTCCGACTGGCCCGGCGGGCAGTACGCGGCGCTCGCCGGGACGTCGATGTCCGCCGCGCACGTCACCGGCGCGGTCGCCGTCGTCGCCGCCCAGCACCCCGACTGGGGGCCCGACCGGCTGGCCGCCGCCCTCGCCGAAGCGGCGGCGGCCGACTGCCCCCGGCTGATCACGGCCGCCTGCCAGGACCGCGAGTACTACGGCGCGGGCGTGCTGGCGCTGCCGAAGTAG
- a CDS encoding DUF3046 domain-containing protein has product MRLTEFWRRMYEHFGEGYAESFAQDHVMAELGHRTVRQALDAGWEAKDVWRAVCQTQGVSAQLR; this is encoded by the coding sequence ATGAGGCTGACGGAGTTCTGGCGGCGGATGTACGAGCACTTCGGCGAGGGCTACGCGGAGTCGTTCGCGCAGGACCACGTGATGGCGGAGCTGGGGCACCGGACGGTGCGTCAGGCGCTGGACGCCGGGTGGGAGGCCAAGGACGTGTGGCGCGCGGTGTGCCAGACGCAAGGGGTGTCGGCGCAGCTGCGTTGA
- a CDS encoding AI-2E family transporter yields MPRWLPKAMVLALVLVGLFQLANWAFHQLIDLFVMLLVAFFLSLAMEPAVDRMAARGVRRGLGTFLVFIGLAVAVAGFVTALGTLLVDQVTQISTRLPHLLEDLINWVNRTFHQDFSLSELQHRVLQDSGTIERYAQQAADNIWGVSSTVIGGLFRAFTVGLFTFYFTAEGPRVRRTVCSLLPPAQQAEVLRAWEIALAKTGGYLYSRALLAVISAAAHWIAFEVIGLPYAAALGIWVGVMSQFVPTIGTYIAGALPVLVALTVRPVDALWVLAFVVVYQQIENYLLHPRITAKTVDVHPAVAFGSVIAGAALLGAVGALIAIPAAATLQGFVGTYVRRYEVAEDPRIDRGEERRERRRQTVRRLRRMVGGGSTEEGAGQQGDEGRGGGSDGPPES; encoded by the coding sequence ATGCCGCGCTGGCTGCCCAAGGCGATGGTGCTGGCGCTGGTGCTGGTCGGTCTGTTCCAGCTGGCGAACTGGGCGTTCCACCAGCTGATCGACCTGTTCGTGATGCTGCTGGTCGCGTTCTTCCTGTCGCTGGCGATGGAGCCGGCGGTGGACCGGATGGCGGCCCGGGGCGTGCGGCGCGGGCTCGGGACGTTCCTGGTGTTCATCGGCCTGGCGGTGGCGGTGGCCGGGTTCGTGACCGCGCTCGGCACGCTGCTGGTCGACCAGGTGACCCAGATCTCCACCAGGCTGCCGCACCTGCTGGAGGACCTGATCAACTGGGTCAACCGGACCTTCCACCAGGACTTCTCGCTCAGCGAGCTGCAGCACCGGGTGCTCCAGGACTCCGGGACCATCGAGCGCTACGCCCAGCAGGCGGCGGACAACATCTGGGGGGTCTCCTCCACGGTGATCGGCGGCCTGTTCCGGGCCTTCACGGTCGGCCTGTTCACCTTCTACTTCACCGCCGAGGGCCCGCGGGTACGGCGGACGGTCTGCTCGCTGCTGCCGCCGGCCCAGCAGGCCGAGGTGCTGCGGGCGTGGGAGATCGCGCTGGCCAAGACCGGCGGGTACCTGTACTCGCGGGCGCTGCTCGCGGTGATCTCGGCGGCGGCGCACTGGATCGCGTTCGAGGTCATCGGGTTGCCGTACGCGGCGGCGCTCGGCATCTGGGTCGGCGTGATGTCGCAGTTCGTGCCGACCATCGGCACCTACATCGCGGGTGCGCTGCCGGTGCTGGTGGCGTTGACGGTCCGGCCGGTGGACGCGCTGTGGGTGCTGGCGTTCGTGGTGGTCTACCAGCAGATCGAGAACTACCTGCTGCACCCGCGGATCACCGCGAAGACGGTGGACGTGCACCCGGCGGTGGCGTTCGGCTCGGTTATCGCCGGGGCGGCGCTGCTGGGCGCGGTCGGCGCGCTGATCGCGATCCCGGCGGCGGCGACGCTGCAGGGGTTCGTCGGGACGTACGTGCGCCGGTACGAAGTGGCCGAGGACCCGCGGATCGACCGGGGCGAGGAGCGCAGGGAGCGCAGGAGGCAGACCGTGCGCCGGTTGCGGCGCATGGTGGGCGGCGGATCGACCGAGGAAGGCGCAGGTCAGCAGGGGGACGAGGGGCGCGGGGGTGGATCGGACGGCCCGCCGGAGTCATAA
- the recA gene encoding recombinase RecA, translating to MAGTDREKALETALAQIERQFGKGSVMRLGEKANEPIEVISTGSTALDVALGVGGIPRGRVIEIYGPESSGKTTLTLHLAANAQRAGGTVAFVDAEHALDPEYAKKLGVDTDALLVSQPDTGEQALEITDMLIRSGAIDLVIIDSVAALVPRAEIEGEMGDSHVGLQARLMSQALRKIAGALNQSNTTAIFINQLREKIGVMFGSPETTTGGRALKFYASVRLDIRRIETLKDGTEAVGNRTRVKVVKNKVAAPFKQAEFDILYGVGISREGGLIDMGVEHGFIRKSGAWYTYEGDQLGQGKENARNFLRDNPQLADEIEAKIKGKLGIGPKVETEGGEAAPAAEVPAPAKTAAAKKAAAAAKA from the coding sequence ATGGCAGGTACGGACCGCGAGAAGGCGCTCGAGACCGCGCTCGCCCAGATCGAGCGGCAGTTCGGCAAGGGCTCGGTGATGCGCCTGGGCGAGAAGGCCAACGAGCCGATCGAGGTGATCTCCACCGGGTCCACCGCGCTGGACGTTGCGCTGGGCGTCGGCGGCATCCCGCGCGGCCGCGTGATCGAGATCTACGGCCCCGAGTCCTCCGGCAAGACCACGCTGACCCTGCACCTGGCGGCCAACGCCCAGCGGGCCGGCGGCACGGTCGCGTTCGTCGACGCGGAGCACGCGCTCGACCCGGAGTACGCCAAGAAGCTCGGCGTCGACACCGACGCCCTGCTGGTCAGCCAGCCGGACACCGGCGAGCAGGCGCTGGAGATCACCGACATGCTGATCCGCTCCGGCGCGATCGACCTGGTGATCATCGACTCGGTGGCGGCGCTCGTCCCGCGCGCCGAGATCGAGGGCGAGATGGGCGACTCGCACGTCGGTCTGCAGGCGCGTCTGATGAGCCAGGCCCTGCGCAAGATCGCCGGTGCGCTGAACCAGTCCAACACCACCGCGATCTTCATCAACCAGCTGCGCGAGAAGATCGGCGTGATGTTCGGCTCGCCGGAGACCACGACCGGTGGCCGCGCGCTGAAGTTCTACGCCTCGGTGCGCCTGGACATCCGCCGCATCGAGACGCTGAAGGACGGCACCGAGGCGGTCGGCAACCGCACCCGCGTCAAGGTGGTCAAGAACAAGGTGGCCGCGCCGTTCAAGCAGGCCGAGTTCGACATCCTCTACGGCGTGGGCATCAGCCGCGAGGGCGGCCTGATCGACATGGGCGTGGAGCACGGGTTCATCCGCAAGTCCGGCGCCTGGTACACCTACGAGGGCGACCAGCTCGGCCAGGGCAAGGAGAACGCCCGCAACTTCCTGCGGGACAACCCGCAGCTCGCCGACGAGATCGAGGCCAAGATCAAGGGCAAGCTCGGCATCGGCCCCAAGGTCGAGACCGAGGGCGGCGAGGCCGCTCCGGCCGCCGAGGTCCCGGCTCCGGCCAAGACCGCCGCGGCGAAGAAGGCAGCGGCCGCTGCCAAGGCCTGA
- a CDS encoding regulatory protein RecX, with translation MPGLLRASDLAGGRRRRRTAVAEERPEPTGRPERPDDDGEPRRPARKRRRAETGERDQERERKAEEPVDPEARARDICLRLLTGAAKTRRQLADALRKREIPDEVAEGVLARFEEVGLIDDAAFAAAWVEFRHTNRGLSRRALAQELRTKGVAGDLVEQAVAQVEPEDETDAARALVERKLRTTRGLERDTRIRRLVGMLARRGYSEGLAFRVVRETIEAEGGDGPDGPW, from the coding sequence GTGCCCGGCCTGCTCCGGGCCTCCGACCTGGCCGGTGGGCGGCGGCGCCGACGCACCGCGGTCGCCGAGGAACGGCCGGAGCCGACCGGACGGCCGGAGCGGCCGGACGACGACGGCGAGCCCCGGCGGCCCGCGCGGAAGCGGCGCCGGGCCGAGACGGGGGAGCGGGACCAGGAGCGGGAGAGGAAGGCCGAGGAGCCGGTCGACCCGGAGGCCCGGGCCCGGGACATCTGCCTGCGGCTGCTGACCGGCGCCGCGAAGACCCGGCGGCAGCTCGCGGACGCGCTGCGCAAGCGCGAGATCCCCGACGAGGTCGCCGAGGGCGTGCTGGCCCGCTTCGAGGAGGTCGGGCTGATCGACGACGCGGCGTTCGCCGCGGCGTGGGTGGAGTTCCGGCACACCAACCGGGGTCTGTCCCGGCGGGCGCTGGCGCAGGAGCTGCGGACCAAGGGCGTCGCCGGCGACCTGGTCGAGCAGGCCGTCGCGCAGGTCGAGCCGGAGGACGAGACGGACGCCGCGCGGGCCCTGGTCGAGCGCAAGCTGCGCACCACCCGCGGCCTGGAGCGGGACACCCGGATCCGCCGGCTGGTCGGGATGCTGGCCCGGCGCGGCTACTCCGAGGGCCTGGCCTTCCGGGTGGTCCGGGAGACGATCGAGGCCGAGGGCGGCGACGGACCTGACGGACCGTGGTGA